CGCTATACCCTCGTCAACAATGGCCAGGTCGTCGATAGCGGCAACGCGCGCCTGCAAGACATGGCTTACCTGGACCGCATCAGCCGCTTCTCCGATCACGACAGCCTGCGCTATGAGAAGCGCATGATCGAAGACTGGTTCAACCAGACTTTCGTTCGGAAAAATCCCGGCTGACACCGGGTCGGCAGGCAACAACCAAACGGCGCGATGACGCGCCGTTTGGTTGTGCCCACCATCGCGCCTGCTATGGCGCTTTCCTGTCGCTATGGCGTCGCGCCACCGCCACCGGATCCTTGACCGTGTAATCGGCGGGCACCGCAAACAGCGCTGCCGCCGGCTCGGCGCGGCTCAAGCGCTCGAGGCGAAACACTGCCTCACCGGTGCGCGGGTCGCTGCGCTTGTGGAACACCACCGCCTGCAGTTCAGGCGACACCCAGGTTTCGCTACTGACCGCGATCGCTTGGCGGTTGCCGATCTCGCCGGCCGGGATCTCGTAGCTGCGGCTGGTGCCGGTGGCTTTGACGCCATAAAATTCGCGCGTGCCCAGGTCCCTGGTGTCGGCCTTCGACGCCCACTTGCGCTCGTCCATGACGCCGGCGATCATCGGGGCCAGGCGCGCCGCCATTGCCGGCGAGGCGGCCTGGGCGATACGGATCCGGACCTCGCGCTGCTGGCCATGGCGCTCGCCGCTGCGCTCGACCTGCTTGACGATCGCGGGCTCCTGGTTCGGTTCCGACTCAGCGCCGGGCAACTGGCCTTGCTCGCGCAGTTGGTCGATCCTGGCGCGGGCCCGTGGGGCGGCCAGCTTGATCGCGGTCTTTTCGCGCGGACGCAGCAGGTAGCGCGTAGCGCCGACCGGATCGACAATGCTCACGCTGCGCACTTCGCCCTCGTCGTTGCGAATCTCGGTGCGGGTGCGGCCGGCGCTGTCGCGGTAGAACATGGTGCTGGTCTTGTTGACGATCTGGTTGCCGTCGCCCAGGGTCTGGATGCGCTCGGACACCATCTCGGCGCTGTAGGGCGCGTTCTTGACCGGCCTGCCACGATGCATGTGCACCAGCGGGCCGCCGCCGACGCCGGCGAGTGCGCCGGGGCCATCGAGCGCGGGCGCTTCGGCCAGCTTGCCCATGTCATCGGCCAGGGCCGCTGCCGGCATTAAGGCGCAGGTCAATAGTGCGGTAATCAAGATGTTGGTGGGTTTCATTGCCATCCTCGGTGAGTGAACTGGATTGGGGTTGATTAGTAAAATGCGGTAGCGGAACTGAGCCGTACGGCAAGCGGCTGGCCATCGGCGGCGACCAGCATTTCGGCGCGCACGGTGTCGGCCGCGTTCTCGGGACTGACCGGCACCCCGAGCCGAGCCAGCGCCGTGCGCGGCATGTCAGCTTCGACCAACCGGGCACCGGGTTCGCCGGCGATCCGTTCGAGCGAATCGAGCGCAACGAAGGCAGCGCCCTGGTCGATGCCGACCAGGCGCTGGCCACCCACGCCGAGCGCATGGTGCGGCGACAGCGCCAGCAGCGCCGCCACCACCGCCAGCGAGCACACGGCGGCAGCCGTGCCCCACTGTGGCAGGCTGAGCGCGTGGTACCAGCGCCGTTGCGGCGCGAACTGGCGACTGAACGCCTGCAGCAATTCCTTCTCGACCCCACGCGGTGCATCGAGGCCGGCCAGCGTGGCGCGCAGAGTCGCGAAGCAGGGCGCGAGGGTGGCATCGGGCTTGTCGGTGGTATCCATCGTTATCTCCATCAATTCACAAGGCAGTCCGGCGCATGCGCCTTCAGGCGTTTGGCCAGGGCCGCCCGGCCACGCGACAGGCGCGAGCGGACGGTGCCAATGTCGACCTGGCAGACCGCGGCGATCTCCAGGTAGGACAGGTCGTGCAGTTCATACAAAATGACCACGTCGCGGTAGTGCGCCGGCAGCAGTGCCAGCGCGCGCCGCACGTGCTCGGCGGTCTCGTTGTCCAGCAGGCGAGTCAACGGCCCGGCGCCGTCGCAGGGCAGGTCGAGTTCGAGTTCGCCGTCTTCGTCGGGCTCGGGCAGCGCAACCTGGCGCCGGCGCGCTTCTTCCAGCTTCAGGATCAGCTTGCGCACCACTCCGAACAGGAAGTGCTGGAGCTGCCCACGCAGCGGATCGAAACCGAAGCGCCTGGTGAGCAGCCCCATGAAAGCTTCTTGCACGACATCGGCCGCCGTGTCGCTTGCACCGCAACGCATCAGCGCATAGCGGAACAGCGGACCCTGGTGACGCCGGTACAGCGCCGTGAAGGCATCGGCCCGGCCGGCATGCGTTTGGCGCAGCAGTTCGTGGTCGGGAGTGTCGGGGGGTGTCGTCATGGGTGTCATCTTTATCTTCTATTCCGATGACGGGGTGGGGAAGTTCCAGGTTTTTTGCGGGTAAAGAAAAAGTGTTTCAACGCCAGGTGTTGATGAGCAGAAGCGAGCCAAGCTGCGGTCAGCAAGATGATTGACCGGCTTGATTGCGAAGGGAATCATGTCCAGAATCACCGTGGGCGCGATCAGCGCGCGCCAACTAGTCGGACGACCTGTCTGCCAACCCGGAAGGCAAACGTTGGCCTACATGGCTGGTGATGAGCTGGAATCGAAGATGACGGTGCAGGTCGCTAATGGCGGCTACATCATCAAAGGCAGCAAGAAGCTCTGCGCCATGATGTATCGTTGCGAGATGCTGACTGCGGGCTTGACCCGCTTTGACGTCCGGGCAAAATAGCCTTCAGTCGATCCAGTTGACCCGGTCGAACTTCGCGCGAAAATCGTCTGGCATCGTTACTACCTGGCTGCTTTTATAGTTAAAGAAGACAAACCCCGACTTGGCCATGGCGATCAGTTTGCGGTCGCGCGGGCGGGTGACGCGGAAGGTGATGTCGCCGCCGTATTTGTTGAAGTCCATGACGCCCACCTCGAACAGCAACTGGTCGCGCGCATGCGCTTCGGCGCGGTAGGTGGTGGCCAGGTCGGTGACGATGATGCCGGTGCCGTCGCGCTCGGTCTCGGCAACGCCGAACTCGAACAGGAAGCGCGCGCGGGCCTCGGAGATCATCGAGATCATCGAATCGTTACCGAGGTGATTGGCGGCATTGACGTCGGTGACGCGCACCGACATCGGGGTGGAATAACAGAACTGGTCTTCTGGGAAATCAAGGAGTAAGCGTGCCATGGTTTAATTTTAACCTCACGCGGTGGTTCATGGCGCGGCGGAGCGCCCGATTTTGTACACGCTGCCGCGCGCGGTGGTGAGGTACAACTCGCCCGCGCCGTCCTGGCCGAACGAGATCACATTGCCGATACTGGCGATGTTCCAGTCGCGCTGCTCGGTAATGTTGCCCCCGGTGGCCAGGAAGCTTTTCAAGAAGCCGCGGCAATAATCAGAGTAGAAATAGCGCCCGGCCAGCTCTGGCAGGGCGCTGCCGCGGTAGACGAAGCCGCCGGTGATCGCGCAACCGTTGGCGTCGTTGCTGCCGTGGTCGTACTCGAATGCCGGCAGGGTCAGGCCGGTGCGGTCGCAGCTGGCGGCGTTGTAGCACAGCGTGCCTTCCATCGTGTTCCAGCCGTAATTCAGGCCCGCCGCGCCAGTGTTGCCGGCCGCGCTGATGTTGACTTCTTCGCGCCGGTCCTGGCCGACGTCGCTCAGGTAGAGCTGGCCGTTGTCGAAGCTGAAGCGCCACGGGTTGCGCAGGCCGGTGGCCCAGATCTCGGCGCGCCGGCCAGGCCCATTGAGGTAGGGATTGCTGGCCGGGATGGTGTAGGGCTGGCCGGCGCGTGCTGCGCTCACGTCGACGCGCAGCAGCTTGCCCAGCAGCGAGCCCAGGTTCTGGCCATTGCCTTGCGGGTCGCCTGCGCCGCCGCCGTCGCCGGTGCTGGCATACAGAAAACCATCGGGACCGAAGGCGACCTGGCCGCCAAAATGGTTGACGAAGTTCGGGTGCGGGATGCGCAGGATGACCAGGTTGGATGTCGGGTCGGCCAGGTTGGGATTGGGACTGGCGCTGAAGCGCTCGACGACGATGTCCTGCTGCGGGTCGGTGTAGTAAATATAGAAATATCCATTGCGGGCAAAGGCCGGATCGAAGGCCATCGACAGCAGGCCGCCTTCGCCACCGGTAAAGACGCGGCCGCTCAAGTCGAGAAAGGGAATAGCCAGCACGCTGTTGTTCTGAACGATGCGGATGCGTCCCGGCCGCTCGAGCACGAACAGGCGCGGGTCGCCCGGCGGCGCGGTAAGCCAGGTCGGGTTCACGAGATTGCTCGCCACTTCGCTCAGGGCGATGCTGAGCGCGGCGCCGCCGTAGGCGACCGTGGCGGTTGCGGTGGCGCCGGCGCTGACGATGGCGCTTTGGGTAGCTGGTGCGGGGGTATAGCTCACGCCCCCAGCGGTGACGGGGGCGGCAGTCACACTATAGCTGCCGACGGCAATGCTAGACAGGGTTTGCGAGCCTGTCAGGTCTTGCTGAAAATTATTGGGGCCGGTGACGCGCACCGAGGCGTCGACGCCGGCCGGCAGGCCGCCCGTGGTGATGGCCAGGCTGCCGGTAGCGGCAGGCGGCGGGGTGACCGGGCCGGGGCTGCCGGGGTTGCCGCCACCGCCGCCGCAGGCGGACAGCGACAGGGCGATGACCATGGCTGTCAACATGGCTACAGCTACCCGCAAGATCATTTGCGCACGTCCAAGCAGCATGCCAGCCTCCGTGGGAGCAGATCATGATTCACCCGTTGAATTCACCCATTGTGCCAGCGAGCGCCTGCCAGCCACGCACGACTGGCTATCGGCAAGGCTGTGTCAGGGCAGGGCAGGCGCCCGCGTGCGGGTCTTGGTGACGATGCCGGACGGGTGAATGAGCACCACGAATTCGCCGAAGCGCCCGCCGCCGGCAGGGGTCTGGTACAACCATGTTTCAAAGCCGCTATCGAACACCACATTCTTGGTCGGGCCGAACGCGGCCAGCAGCTGCGCCTTGGTGGTGGTGCCCGGAACGATGGCTTGCTGTAGCCGTTCTTGCGCGACCTGGGTGCCGGGCGGCGCGGGCGTGCCGGCGCAGCCGAGGAGCAATAGCGCCACCGATAGCGACGCCAGCAGGGGCGCCAGGCGCAGACTGGCGGTCATGGCGCGTCCTCCATATAGGTGAACTCGACCAGCGTGTCGTCTGGCCAGGATGCATCCCAGATCGGCGCGTAGAAGGTGCGGTCGAGCATGACCTGGCAATCGCAGTATTGCAGGTCGGCCCTGGAAAGCTCGCCGCCTGCATACAGCATCTTGAACGGCAGCGTCTCGACCCGCTCGCCCGCGCGCAAGCTCACGGCGAAGATCGGGCGCTCGGCGAAGAACAGGTAATTGCCATCGGGGCTACCACAGACCTGCTCGGGCGAATTCAGCGCATTGGTGACCCAGGCGAATAGCGGCGAACTGTTGGAGACCAGGCCGGCTTCGACGCCGACCCGGCATTCCAGGCGCAGGTCGCCAAGGCGCCGGGTGCCGGCCGGCAGGCCGGGGGTCACGATCAGGGCGCGCCAGGTCATGCTGGTGGTCTTGCGGTTGGCCAGCACGGCGGCGTTCTCGCGCAGCGCCGCATCGACCCGCGGCAGGACAAAGCTGTTGTCTGCGGCGACCGGCACCGGAACGCTGACGCTGTCGCCGGCCACGCGCAGGGTGATGCCGCGCATGTCCACGGTAGGCAGGCGCGGCAGGAGTTGAAAACGCAGGGAAGCGTTCGGCGCCAGGGCACGCTCGCGCTCGAAACGCTCTACGGCCTTGATCATTTTTCTGTACGATTTATCGACCGGATCACGGGTGGATTTCACCGTGACGGTCGCGGCCTGCCCGGCGGCATGCGCCGGACCGGCAACAAGGCTGGCCAGGAAGGCCA
Above is a genomic segment from Massilia sp. H6 containing:
- a CDS encoding thioesterase family protein translates to MARLLLDFPEDQFCYSTPMSVRVTDVNAANHLGNDSMISMISEARARFLFEFGVAETERDGTGIIVTDLATTYRAEAHARDQLLFEVGVMDFNKYGGDITFRVTRPRDRKLIAMAKSGFVFFNYKSSQVVTMPDDFRAKFDRVNWID
- a CDS encoding sorbosone dehydrogenase family protein, giving the protein MLLGRAQMILRVAVAMLTAMVIALSLSACGGGGGNPGSPGPVTPPPAATGSLAITTGGLPAGVDASVRVTGPNNFQQDLTGSQTLSSIAVGSYSVTAAPVTAGGVSYTPAPATQSAIVSAGATATATVAYGGAALSIALSEVASNLVNPTWLTAPPGDPRLFVLERPGRIRIVQNNSVLAIPFLDLSGRVFTGGEGGLLSMAFDPAFARNGYFYIYYTDPQQDIVVERFSASPNPNLADPTSNLVILRIPHPNFVNHFGGQVAFGPDGFLYASTGDGGGAGDPQGNGQNLGSLLGKLLRVDVSAARAGQPYTIPASNPYLNGPGRRAEIWATGLRNPWRFSFDNGQLYLSDVGQDRREEVNISAAGNTGAAGLNYGWNTMEGTLCYNAASCDRTGLTLPAFEYDHGSNDANGCAITGGFVYRGSALPELAGRYFYSDYCRGFLKSFLATGGNITEQRDWNIASIGNVISFGQDGAGELYLTTARGSVYKIGRSAAP
- a CDS encoding RNA polymerase sigma factor, yielding MTTPPDTPDHELLRQTHAGRADAFTALYRRHQGPLFRYALMRCGASDTAADVVQEAFMGLLTRRFGFDPLRGQLQHFLFGVVRKLILKLEEARRRQVALPEPDEDGELELDLPCDGAGPLTRLLDNETAEHVRRALALLPAHYRDVVILYELHDLSYLEIAAVCQVDIGTVRSRLSRGRAALAKRLKAHAPDCLVN